Genomic segment of Nitrospirota bacterium:
TAGACTACTACGTTGAAGCTAAGCTCACCCTCCCCCTGCCCCCCTCCCGTCAAGGGAGGGGGAATTTTAAAATGAATTCGTCTCCCCTCCCCTTGTGGGGGGAGGCAGGAGGGGGGGGGGATGAGAGGGGGATTTTCTTCCCATTTGTATGCTCTCTCACACGTCACCTCTTTAACCAAATCATGCCCTACAATTCCGGATGCTGATTGTGCCTTTCTGACCAGTTCTTCGGGACTGTTATCATTAGTAGAAATAACCCCCTCAATGGAACCTGTATCCCTGAGCAGACGTGTAAGTGCACGCGTATCAATACCTTGGATACCAACAACACCATATCCTTTCAGATACTCTTGAAGTGTCTTCTGCGAACGCCAGTTGCTCGGATACTGTGCCGCCTCTTTTACAATAAAGCCCGATAAATGTGGTCTTGAAGATTCAATATCTTCTTCATTGACACCATAGTTTCCTATGTGTGGATATGTCATTGTTACCATCTGGCCTTTATATGAAGGGTCAGTCAGTATCTCCTGATACCCGGCCATACTCGTATTAAACACAACCTCTCCGCCTGCCTCACCCTCAGCACCAAAGGAGTATCCTTCAAATATAGTTCCATCAGCAAGAGCTAATATTGCCTTTTTGTTTTTCATCATAAAAACCCCATCCCCACCCTAACCCTCCCCTTGAAGGGGAGGGAGACTATTTCTTGCTTCTGCCTTTCTCCTTCTTACTTCTTACTTCTAACTTCTATCCTCGATAAACAATGCTACCCGCTACGATAGTTGTATTCACTTTTCCTTTCAACTTCTGCCCATAGAATGGTGTATTCCTACTCTTTGATTTTATGTTCTCAGCTTCCACAACCCATGTTGTATTTGGGTTGATAATCGTTACATCTGCAACCGCCCCTATCCCAAGGGATCCCTTTTCTACACCAAGTATTTGAGCAGGCCTGACCGACATCATGACGATCAAATCTCTCAGTGATAATTCACCTTGTTCAACAAGTTGGAAAACAATCGCAAAGGCTGTCTCAAGTCCAATTATGCCGAATGGTGCATAGTC
This window contains:
- the carA gene encoding glutamine-hydrolyzing carbamoyl-phosphate synthase small subunit, which produces MKNKKAILALADGTIFEGYSFGAEGEAGGEVVFNTSMAGYQEILTDPSYKGQMVTMTYPHIGNYGVNEEDIESSRPHLSGFIVKEAAQYPSNWRSQKTLQEYLKGYGVVGIQGIDTRALTRLLRDTGSIEGVISTNDNSPEELVRKAQSASGIVGHDLVKEVTCERAYKWEENPPLIPPPSCLPPQGEGRRIHFKIPPPLTGGGQGEGELSFNVVVYDFGVKWNILRMLSQYGCDVTVVPASTTAEDVLSMNPDGILLSNGPGDPEAVTYSIENIRKLIGRKPIFGICLGHQILGLALGGKTYKLKFGHHGGNQPVMDLSTRKVEITAQNHNFAVDINSIGSDVELTHINLNDQTVEGMRHKRYPVFSVQYHPESSPGPHDSWYLFDRFREMMRGERC